From the genome of Winogradskyella forsetii, one region includes:
- a CDS encoding exodeoxyribonuclease III: protein MKIASYNVNGIRAAVKKGFVDWLKATNADVICLQEIKAMEEQLDLDLFTEAGYEYNYWYSAQKKGYSGVAILCKKKPNHIEFGTGIESMDFEGRNIRVDYDTVSVMSMYLPSGTNDARLSHKFEYMNLIHEYLNELQKQIPNLVVCGDYNICHEEIDIHNPKMKGVSGFLPEEREWLGEFIDSGFIDSFRYLHPERQEFSWWSYRANARANNKGWRLDYAMVSEPLQEKIKRSVILTDAVHSDHCPILLELDV from the coding sequence ATGAAAATAGCTTCTTACAACGTCAATGGTATCAGAGCAGCCGTAAAAAAAGGTTTTGTGGACTGGTTAAAAGCCACAAATGCTGATGTTATTTGTTTGCAAGAAATTAAAGCGATGGAAGAACAACTTGACCTGGATTTGTTTACCGAAGCAGGTTATGAGTATAATTATTGGTACAGCGCCCAAAAAAAAGGCTATAGCGGTGTTGCTATTCTATGCAAAAAGAAACCAAACCATATTGAATTCGGAACAGGAATAGAATCCATGGATTTTGAAGGTCGAAATATTAGAGTCGATTATGATACCGTTTCCGTAATGAGCATGTATTTACCATCTGGAACCAACGACGCCAGACTATCCCATAAGTTTGAGTATATGAATCTCATTCATGAGTATTTAAATGAACTTCAAAAGCAAATACCAAACTTGGTGGTTTGTGGCGATTATAACATTTGCCATGAGGAAATAGATATCCACAACCCAAAAATGAAAGGTGTTTCAGGATTTTTACCAGAAGAACGCGAGTGGTTGGGCGAATTTATTGACAGCGGATTCATCGATAGCTTTAGGTATTTACATCCTGAGCGTCAGGAATTTTCTTGGTGGAGTTATCGCGCAAATGCCAGAGCTAATAACAAAGGTTGGCGATTGGATTATGCCATGGTTAGTGAACCCTTACAAGAAAAAATAAAACGCAGCGTTATACTAACCGATGCGGTTCATAGTGACCATTGTCCAATTTTATTGGAATTAGATGTATAA